In the genome of Methylophaga nitratireducenticrescens, one region contains:
- a CDS encoding response regulator transcription factor: MSKVLIIDDDVILSGLFQDYLEEEKFQVRTADTATEGLQLALQGEFDIVILDVMLPDMSGTEVLKAIRQQSHVPILMFTAKGDDVDRIMGLESGADDYVPKPCTPRELIARIKAILRRSEITRQQQQDETVIQTGPLQLWPQQRKAIWFDTALELTSTEFSLLESLARNAGQIVSKNALSEAALGRPLARFDRSIDVHMSSIRHKLGQQQDGHSYIQTVRGKGYQLIK, from the coding sequence GTGAGCAAAGTATTAATTATTGATGATGATGTGATTCTTTCTGGTCTATTTCAAGACTATCTGGAGGAAGAGAAGTTTCAGGTTCGCACTGCAGATACAGCAACAGAAGGCCTGCAGCTTGCCTTGCAGGGAGAGTTCGATATTGTCATTCTGGATGTAATGTTGCCTGATATGAGTGGCACTGAGGTACTAAAAGCTATCCGTCAGCAAAGCCATGTGCCCATTTTAATGTTTACCGCAAAGGGTGACGATGTTGATCGCATCATGGGACTGGAATCTGGCGCTGATGACTATGTACCCAAGCCCTGTACCCCTCGCGAACTGATTGCTCGCATTAAAGCCATTTTGCGTCGTAGTGAAATCACCCGACAGCAGCAACAGGATGAAACAGTTATACAAACCGGTCCGTTGCAACTCTGGCCTCAACAACGTAAAGCCATATGGTTTGATACTGCGCTGGAACTGACCAGTACCGAATTCAGCCTATTGGAATCGCTGGCAAGAAATGCCGGACAGATCGTCAGTAAAAATGCATTATCAGAAGCAGCACTGGGTCGTCCGCTGGCACGCTTTGATCGCAGTATTGATGTGCATATGAGCAGTATTCGGCATAAGCTGGGACAACAGCAGGACGGTCATTCTTATATCCAGACAGTCCGCGGTAAAGGTTATCAGTTGATTAAATAA
- a CDS encoding sensor histidine kinase, giving the protein MRSLFWKFFFAFLLALLLTSIGVASGMWLRHNAERQAFETIPVQMGWKAADLVDSAADIARYAGIEPLKKYLLEQQRNEIKLFAVNQDNQDILQRNVDPQLLATTRQLLFENQRIRSVRQVISEDGRALLLFIPSPEKLGQKLDRPKPPKPPLLLLLGMWLISGLLFSGLLAWWFTKPIRILKKAFNDVADGKLDTRIRPAMGKRRDELAELGQNFDYMTVRISQLLNAQKRLLHDVSHELRSPLARMQAAIGLAQQSPDKTAKMLDRVERESERIDHLIGELLNLSRLENPTTENDDRQLFDLTEMLLDIIEDARFEAQNKHIQITHNAFDQINVFARPELIHSAIENVLRNAIKYSPENGVIQLTTEKLSRHWQITIEDQGPGIAEQDLQQVFQPFFRSRDNHQQNGIGLGLTIAHRAIEIHGGEIIATNRPEGGLNISILLPV; this is encoded by the coding sequence ATGCGAAGTTTATTCTGGAAATTCTTTTTCGCTTTTTTGCTGGCCTTATTACTGACCAGTATTGGTGTCGCCAGTGGTATGTGGTTACGCCATAATGCAGAGCGTCAGGCCTTCGAAACAATTCCGGTACAAATGGGCTGGAAAGCGGCAGATCTTGTCGACAGTGCCGCTGATATAGCGCGTTATGCCGGTATCGAGCCGTTAAAAAAATATCTGCTTGAACAACAACGCAATGAGATTAAGCTTTTTGCCGTTAATCAGGATAATCAGGATATTCTGCAACGGAATGTTGATCCGCAGTTGCTGGCAACGACGCGACAATTATTATTTGAAAATCAAAGAATACGCTCCGTTCGACAAGTGATCTCGGAAGATGGCAGAGCCCTGCTGTTATTTATCCCCTCCCCTGAAAAACTCGGTCAGAAGCTGGATCGGCCCAAACCTCCCAAACCACCATTATTATTACTACTGGGTATGTGGTTGATTTCGGGATTGTTATTCAGTGGCTTGCTGGCTTGGTGGTTTACTAAGCCCATCCGTATTCTGAAAAAAGCCTTTAATGATGTTGCAGATGGCAAACTGGATACCCGAATCCGTCCGGCAATGGGAAAACGTCGTGATGAATTGGCTGAACTGGGGCAAAACTTCGATTATATGACCGTTCGCATAAGCCAGTTGCTGAATGCACAGAAAAGATTACTCCACGACGTTTCTCATGAGTTACGTTCACCTTTGGCACGGATGCAGGCTGCGATTGGTTTGGCACAGCAAAGCCCGGATAAAACCGCCAAAATGCTGGATCGGGTTGAACGTGAGTCCGAGCGTATTGATCATCTTATCGGTGAGTTACTAAATTTATCTCGTCTGGAAAATCCGACAACTGAAAATGATGACAGACAACTTTTCGATTTAACAGAAATGCTGCTGGATATTATTGAGGACGCTCGTTTTGAAGCCCAGAATAAACATATTCAGATAACGCACAATGCTTTTGATCAAATCAATGTGTTTGCCCGCCCTGAGCTTATTCATAGTGCTATTGAAAATGTTTTGCGTAATGCGATTAAGTATTCACCTGAGAATGGGGTGATTCAACTAACTACTGAAAAATTATCCCGTCATTGGCAAATCACTATAGAAGATCAGGGGCCGGGAATTGCTGAACAGGATTTACAGCAGGTTTTTCAACCGTTCTTTCGTAGTCGTGACAATCACCAGCAGAACGGTATCGGTCTGGGGCTGACGATTGCCCATCGTGCTATTGAAATTCACGGCGGTGAGATTATTGCAACAAACAGACCGGAAGGCGGACTTAATATTTCAATCCTGCTTCCGGTCTGA
- the sodC gene encoding superoxide dismutase family protein, giving the protein MKLLTCIMIALTSSVAFADTQIELYEVDKQGTGKSLGSVAVHQSAFGLVFTPDLKSLTPGLHGFHVHQNPSCDAAEKDGEMVPALAAGGHYDPYNTGKHDTPWGSGHAGDLPPLYVADDGTATHPVLAPRLTLKDLQGRSLMIHAGGDNHSDHPKPLGGGGARVACGVTD; this is encoded by the coding sequence ATGAAACTATTGACGTGCATAATGATTGCGCTGACATCTTCGGTAGCATTTGCTGATACACAGATCGAGCTTTATGAAGTGGATAAACAGGGAACCGGCAAAAGTCTGGGAAGCGTAGCAGTACATCAATCAGCATTTGGTCTGGTTTTTACCCCAGATTTGAAATCGCTAACACCCGGTTTGCATGGCTTTCATGTGCATCAGAATCCAAGCTGTGATGCTGCTGAAAAAGACGGTGAAATGGTGCCTGCATTGGCCGCTGGCGGCCATTATGATCCCTACAATACCGGTAAGCACGACACCCCCTGGGGCAGTGGACATGCTGGTGACTTGCCACCATTGTATGTAGCCGATGATGGAACAGCAACTCATCCAGTGCTTGCACCACGCTTGACGCTTAAAGATTTACAAGGGCGTTCGTTAATGATTCATGCTGGTGGTGACAATCACTCTGATCACCCTAAACCCTTAGGTGGCGGTGGTGCCCGAGTCGCCTGCGGTGTAACCGATTAA
- a CDS encoding efflux RND transporter permease subunit, translated as MKFTHFFVERPIFATVISVLIVLVGTIAYSNLPVAQYPEIAPPSIAVTATYPGATAETAGNTVATVLEQQINGVENMLYMKSENTSDGRTSLNITFKPGTDLDTAQVLVQNRIAIAEPLLPEEVTRQGIDIRKNSPDLMMVIHILSSDGSRDNLYVSNYARTQVVDRLARIDGVGEARIVAERAYAMRIWIDPERAQAFGLTANEVVAALRENNTQIAAGTINREPIETKGGFELSVETQGRLLEEEEFGNIIVKRGTDGRTVRLRDLARVELAAQDYNNIGYLDDNLALPVVIFQRPGSNALETAQALRAEMKDIAQSMPYGVEYQIIYDPTEFIAKSIEKIYHTILEAILLVILVVMLFLQSWRASIIPILAIPVSLIGTFAVMSMLGVSLNNLSLFGLVLAIGIVVDDAIVVVENVERYIRDGFSPREAAHKTMDEVGGALVAIAIVLTAVFIPTAFITGISGAFYQQFALTIATATIISLIVSLTLSPALSALLLKPHMEGHEPSGIWGKISYPFRAFGNGFNRAFEWMGDRYSAMTRKLLRMMAVMLLIYVGLIMLTGYQFNKVPTGFIPEQDQGYLINVLQLPPGATLERTDAAAREASARLRDVPGVAHAVLFVGLDGPTFTNASNSAVIFTPLDSFEDRIAAGITIDDIVAGSQQALSQVDAAMAFAIRPPPVRGMGNSGGWKLYVQDRGGLGLERLQAVTNEVIGAANQTDGLSAVFTFFNSGTPRIYADIDRTRAEMLNVPVGNVIDTLEIYLGSRYVNDFNFLNRTYRVVAQADGSYRDEIEDIGKLRTRSDNGAMVPIGTIATFENITGPIRLPHYNLYPAIEVQGNTAPGYSSGESLAIVEELLSDTLPEGISFEWTELALQEKLAGDTAFLSFSLAVVFVFLLLAALYESWLLPLAVVLIVPMCLLAAILGVSLRGMDNNILVQIGFVVLIGLASKNAILIVEFAKQAEDRGLSRLDAAVEAARTRLRPILMTSFAFILGVVPLVLASGAGAEMRQALGTAVFFGMLGVTFFGLIFTPVFYVFCRWLASLRDKHELQQTADEVH; from the coding sequence ATGAAGTTCACCCATTTCTTTGTTGAAAGACCTATTTTCGCGACCGTTATTTCGGTCCTGATTGTCCTCGTGGGCACTATTGCCTACAGCAATTTGCCTGTTGCACAGTACCCTGAAATTGCGCCGCCCAGTATCGCGGTCACTGCTACCTATCCCGGTGCAACAGCCGAAACCGCTGGTAATACTGTAGCGACAGTATTGGAACAGCAGATCAATGGTGTAGAGAACATGCTCTACATGAAATCTGAAAATACCTCAGATGGCCGCACCTCACTGAATATTACGTTCAAGCCGGGTACCGATTTGGATACAGCGCAGGTGCTGGTGCAAAACCGCATTGCCATTGCCGAACCTTTACTTCCAGAGGAAGTGACTCGACAAGGTATCGATATTCGTAAAAACTCACCTGATTTGATGATGGTTATCCATATTCTGTCTTCAGATGGCAGTCGCGATAACCTCTATGTTTCAAATTATGCCAGAACCCAGGTAGTCGACCGATTGGCACGTATAGACGGAGTAGGTGAGGCGCGGATTGTTGCAGAGCGGGCTTATGCAATGCGGATCTGGATTGATCCGGAACGTGCTCAGGCGTTTGGTTTAACAGCGAATGAAGTGGTAGCCGCTTTACGTGAGAACAACACCCAGATTGCTGCCGGTACTATCAACAGGGAACCGATTGAAACCAAAGGCGGTTTTGAGTTGAGTGTGGAAACGCAGGGCCGACTGCTGGAAGAAGAAGAATTCGGCAATATCATTGTAAAACGTGGCACTGATGGCCGGACCGTCAGGTTACGGGATTTAGCCAGAGTCGAGCTGGCAGCTCAGGACTACAATAATATCGGTTATCTGGATGACAATCTGGCTTTGCCGGTCGTTATCTTCCAACGCCCGGGTTCCAATGCCTTGGAGACTGCTCAGGCGTTACGAGCAGAGATGAAAGATATTGCTCAAAGTATGCCTTATGGCGTCGAATACCAGATCATTTACGATCCAACCGAATTTATCGCCAAATCCATCGAGAAGATTTATCACACCATTTTAGAAGCCATCCTTCTGGTTATTTTGGTAGTGATGTTGTTCCTGCAAAGCTGGCGAGCTTCGATTATTCCTATTTTGGCTATTCCAGTGTCACTGATTGGTACGTTTGCCGTCATGTCAATGCTCGGAGTGTCATTAAATAACTTGTCGTTGTTTGGTTTGGTGCTGGCCATTGGTATTGTGGTGGATGACGCCATTGTTGTGGTTGAAAACGTAGAACGTTATATACGAGATGGATTCAGCCCTCGTGAAGCGGCACATAAAACCATGGATGAGGTCGGTGGAGCCTTGGTGGCTATTGCCATCGTATTGACTGCCGTATTTATTCCGACGGCCTTTATCACAGGTATTTCCGGAGCGTTTTATCAGCAGTTTGCCTTGACCATTGCCACAGCAACCATTATTTCGCTGATTGTTTCTTTAACGTTATCTCCAGCTTTATCAGCGTTGTTATTAAAGCCACATATGGAAGGCCATGAGCCCAGTGGTATTTGGGGCAAGATCAGTTATCCATTTCGTGCCTTTGGTAATGGCTTTAATCGTGCCTTTGAGTGGATGGGTGATCGTTACTCGGCAATGACACGCAAGTTGTTACGCATGATGGCGGTTATGCTGCTGATTTACGTCGGCTTAATCATGTTGACTGGCTATCAGTTCAATAAAGTACCAACAGGGTTTATTCCTGAACAGGATCAAGGTTATTTGATCAATGTCCTGCAGTTACCCCCTGGCGCCACGCTGGAAAGAACGGATGCTGCAGCACGCGAAGCTTCGGCACGTTTAAGAGATGTTCCCGGTGTTGCGCATGCTGTTTTGTTTGTCGGTCTGGATGGACCTACTTTTACCAATGCGTCTAACTCAGCGGTTATCTTTACACCGTTGGATTCGTTTGAAGACCGCATTGCCGCAGGCATTACCATCGACGATATTGTGGCAGGGTCACAACAGGCCTTGTCGCAGGTAGATGCGGCGATGGCTTTTGCTATCAGGCCACCTCCGGTGCGTGGGATGGGAAACTCCGGCGGTTGGAAACTGTATGTTCAGGATCGCGGTGGGCTTGGTTTGGAAAGGTTACAGGCTGTCACCAATGAGGTGATTGGCGCAGCGAATCAAACCGATGGTTTATCAGCAGTATTTACCTTCTTTAACTCTGGAACTCCCAGAATTTACGCTGATATCGATCGAACACGTGCGGAAATGCTTAATGTTCCGGTTGGTAATGTTATCGATACCTTGGAAATCTATCTTGGCTCACGTTACGTCAACGATTTTAACTTCTTGAATCGGACTTATCGAGTGGTGGCGCAGGCAGATGGTTCTTACCGTGATGAGATTGAAGATATCGGTAAATTACGCACCCGCTCTGATAATGGTGCGATGGTGCCCATCGGGACTATAGCTACGTTTGAAAATATCACGGGGCCAATACGTCTGCCGCACTACAATCTGTACCCTGCGATTGAAGTACAGGGCAATACCGCACCGGGTTATTCCAGTGGTGAATCGCTTGCGATTGTGGAAGAACTATTGAGCGATACTTTGCCTGAAGGAATCAGTTTTGAATGGACTGAGCTGGCCTTGCAGGAGAAGTTAGCCGGCGACACAGCATTTCTCAGCTTTTCACTAGCGGTTGTGTTTGTATTTCTGCTGCTGGCAGCATTATATGAAAGCTGGTTATTGCCCCTTGCAGTAGTATTGATTGTACCGATGTGTTTACTGGCCGCGATACTTGGGGTGAGTTTGCGCGGTATGGATAACAACATTCTGGTGCAGATTGGTTTTGTGGTGTTGATTGGTTTGGCGTCAAAAAATGCGATATTGATTGTTGAGTTTGCCAAGCAAGCTGAAGATCGTGGTCTGAGTCGCCTGGATGCTGCGGTTGAAGCAGCACGTACTCGTCTGCGTCCTATTCTGATGACGTCCTTTGCCTTTATTCTAGGCGTGGTACCATTGGTACTGGCCTCTGGTGCTGGCGCCGAAATGCGTCAGGCCTTAGGAACGGCAGTATTTTTTGGTATGCTTGGTGTGACCTTCTTCGGACTGATATTTACCCCGGTCTTTTATGTTTTCTGTCGCTGGCTGGCTTCATTAAGAGATAAACATGAGCTGCAACAAACCGCTGATGAAGTGCATTAA
- a CDS encoding efflux RND transporter periplasmic adaptor subunit — MRDNSFDAKPGYLRALAITAFFSLSLLSHSVSAEQNLPRVQVVEPEVRTLTEWKEFTGRFEAVEMVELRARVTGYLDKVHFDDGQMVEKGDLLFEIDPRPYEAAVARAEAELSRMDSQLKLAELDTKRGERLLTQSAISQEEVDTRRARFQEANANVASAAAALKTARLDLEYAKITAPVSGRISNRRVDVGNLIGSGDTGQVLTTIVSLDPLHFVFDVSETEYLELIRLPEGQEQLINGRTMPTELKLIDEKDWTREGRIDFVDNRLDENTGTLRMRVVVDNADGVLRPGLFARLRLPTSQNAEAMLIPDKAIVTDQAAKVVMTVDDEGKVIPKPVELGTLQGDMRVIRSGLTVSDRIIVEGLLRARPGTKVNAVSYQADEQANDDGQDS; from the coding sequence ATGCGCGATAACTCATTTGATGCGAAACCCGGCTATCTGCGGGCTTTGGCAATCACCGCTTTTTTCTCGTTAAGCCTTCTGTCTCATTCCGTCAGCGCTGAACAAAACCTTCCCAGGGTTCAGGTGGTGGAACCTGAAGTCCGCACGTTGACAGAGTGGAAAGAATTTACCGGCCGTTTTGAAGCCGTTGAGATGGTTGAATTGCGCGCCAGAGTTACAGGCTATCTGGATAAAGTGCATTTCGACGATGGTCAGATGGTAGAAAAGGGCGACTTATTATTTGAAATTGATCCTAGACCTTATGAAGCGGCGGTGGCCAGAGCTGAAGCGGAGTTGTCACGAATGGACAGTCAACTGAAATTGGCTGAACTGGATACCAAACGGGGTGAACGTTTATTAACCCAGAGTGCGATTTCTCAGGAAGAGGTTGATACGCGTCGTGCACGTTTTCAGGAAGCTAATGCCAATGTGGCATCCGCTGCTGCTGCCCTGAAAACAGCCAGGCTGGATTTAGAGTACGCCAAAATTACTGCTCCGGTAAGTGGACGGATTTCAAATCGCCGTGTTGATGTTGGTAATTTAATCGGTAGTGGTGATACCGGTCAGGTTTTGACAACAATTGTCTCTTTAGATCCACTACATTTTGTGTTTGATGTATCAGAAACAGAATACCTGGAGTTGATTCGCTTACCTGAGGGGCAGGAGCAACTGATTAATGGCAGAACCATGCCAACAGAACTCAAATTAATTGATGAAAAGGACTGGACGCGTGAAGGTCGCATCGATTTCGTTGATAACCGGCTGGACGAAAATACCGGTACCCTGAGAATGCGTGTGGTAGTAGACAATGCCGATGGTGTTTTACGTCCGGGACTTTTTGCCCGCTTGCGTTTGCCGACCAGTCAAAATGCAGAAGCGATGCTGATTCCGGATAAAGCGATTGTTACTGATCAGGCTGCCAAAGTGGTGATGACGGTGGATGACGAAGGAAAAGTCATTCCTAAACCTGTTGAGCTTGGCACATTGCAGGGAGATATGCGGGTAATCAGAAGTGGATTAACTGTATCAGATCGAATTATTGTTGAAGGCTTGCTGAGAGCTCGTCCGGGTACCAAAGTGAATGCTGTTTCATATCAAGCTGATGAACAGGCTAATGATGACGGACAAGACTCATGA
- a CDS encoding MarR family winged helix-turn-helix transcriptional regulator has translation MADRILNIEEILEQMRCCWKGDIAAAETVKRLFRARELFFSDAKIVMEQFNLSVGEFDALASLRLQGAPYEQTPSNICQANMVSSGGLTKVLNSLEKNGLINRRQCADDQRSRLVKLTDKGKKLIDEALEIVLTRHEKQLSDALSSDERETLNKLLMKLNQAGIR, from the coding sequence TTGGCAGATCGAATATTAAATATTGAAGAAATACTAGAGCAGATGCGTTGTTGCTGGAAAGGGGATATTGCCGCAGCTGAAACAGTCAAACGTCTGTTTCGTGCCCGCGAATTGTTCTTTTCTGATGCAAAAATTGTGATGGAGCAATTTAATCTGAGTGTCGGTGAGTTCGATGCTCTGGCATCACTACGCCTGCAAGGCGCTCCTTACGAGCAAACACCATCTAATATCTGTCAGGCCAATATGGTGAGCTCAGGCGGGTTAACCAAAGTGCTCAACAGTCTGGAAAAAAACGGCTTAATCAATCGTCGCCAATGTGCGGATGATCAGCGTAGCCGCTTGGTGAAACTGACCGATAAAGGGAAAAAGCTGATTGATGAAGCGTTAGAGATTGTTCTCACAAGGCATGAAAAGCAGCTCAGTGATGCATTAAGCAGCGACGAACGTGAGACGCTCAATAAACTGTTAATGAAATTGAATCAGGCAGGAATTCGTTAA
- a CDS encoding cell division protein ZapA, whose product MTVPVHVTILGKDYQVACPEDQQDALIASARMVHQNMEKIRNTGKVVGVDRIAVMAALNIAHELLTLQQDESQDIKKVNEKISLLKERVSAFINEDRQLEL is encoded by the coding sequence ATGACCGTACCTGTTCACGTCACAATCCTTGGTAAAGATTATCAAGTTGCCTGTCCAGAAGATCAACAGGATGCGCTAATTGCCTCTGCGCGCATGGTGCATCAGAACATGGAAAAAATCCGTAACACCGGTAAGGTAGTGGGTGTTGATCGGATTGCAGTAATGGCGGCTTTAAATATTGCGCATGAATTGCTCACCCTGCAACAGGATGAAAGCCAGGACATCAAAAAAGTGAATGAAAAAATTTCTCTGCTTAAAGAGCGGGTTAGTGCATTTATTAACGAAGATAGGCAGTTGGAATTATAA
- a CDS encoding TIGR02449 family protein, with protein sequence MDKNPIQQLEQQLDELLRASRRLREENMLLRSQQAAWLSERAQLVEKTEIARTRIENMVNRLKQLDEEL encoded by the coding sequence ATGGATAAAAACCCGATTCAACAATTGGAACAGCAGCTGGATGAGCTGCTACGGGCCAGCAGACGCTTGCGTGAAGAAAATATGTTACTTCGTTCTCAGCAGGCAGCCTGGCTTAGTGAGCGCGCGCAATTGGTTGAAAAAACTGAAATTGCCCGTACCCGCATCGAGAATATGGTTAACCGTCTGAAGCAGCTGGATGAAGAACTATGA
- a CDS encoding UPF0149 family protein, translating into MSQLYFPSLSPENVTADGPASTAELQGALCGLLCMNSQANRNTWYSDLFEDYHPGEEEKQNLLGLFDETMQSLNSLDFDFQLELPDDDAPLGSRLAALSDWSQGLVYGLGVSGLTNETELPADCQEYLTDVLQISQVDDIELQPSDDDDNNYEELVEYLRMGLFLLYGELNPTTPEDKIIEH; encoded by the coding sequence ATGTCTCAATTATATTTTCCATCCCTGTCACCGGAAAACGTGACCGCTGATGGTCCTGCCAGCACAGCCGAGTTGCAGGGCGCATTATGCGGTTTGTTGTGTATGAATTCTCAGGCCAATCGTAATACCTGGTATAGCGATTTATTTGAGGACTACCACCCTGGCGAAGAAGAAAAACAAAACCTGCTGGGTCTGTTTGACGAAACGATGCAGTCCCTTAACAGCCTTGATTTCGATTTTCAGTTGGAACTGCCGGATGATGACGCGCCGTTGGGCTCACGGCTTGCTGCTTTAAGCGATTGGTCTCAGGGTCTGGTTTACGGGTTGGGTGTTTCTGGTCTGACCAACGAAACTGAACTGCCGGCAGATTGTCAGGAATATCTGACAGATGTGTTACAAATCAGTCAGGTTGATGATATTGAATTGCAGCCCAGTGACGATGACGATAATAACTACGAAGAATTAGTGGAATATCTCCGAATGGGCCTGTTCCTGCTTTATGGTGAGTTAAATCCGACGACTCCCGAAGACAAGATAATTGAGCATTAA
- the pepP gene encoding Xaa-Pro aminopeptidase gives MTKKEFAKRRQRLMEIMGPDSIAVLPNAVVHPRNRDVDFPFRSDSNFHYLCGFDEPESVLVLIPGREHGEFILFCRERDLDKEIWDGYRAGQEGAIALYDADDSYPIADLDDILPGLMEDKEKVYYTMGNQPAFDQHMVGWLNHLRQASRSGKHSPTEIIELEHCLNELRLFKSSQEVKNMRYAAEASTKAHIRAMQFTEPGKFEYEVEAELIHEFMKHGCRSPAYPSIVGGGENACILHYIENNSKLKNNDLLLIDAGAEYQCYAADITRTFPVNGKFTPAQRELYQIVLDAQYAAIEAVKPGNHWNQPHEVAVQVLTEGLVKLGLLQGNVDQLIEDQAYREFYMHRTGHWLGMDVHDVGDYKIGDTWRLLEPGMVLTVEPGLYIRDPEHIDKKWHFTGIRIEDDVLVTKEGHEVLSAGAPKEINDIEALMAGGH, from the coding sequence ATGACTAAAAAAGAATTCGCCAAACGGCGCCAGAGATTGATGGAAATCATGGGTCCGGACAGTATTGCCGTGTTACCGAACGCCGTGGTTCATCCACGTAACCGCGATGTCGATTTTCCATTTCGCAGTGACAGTAATTTTCATTACCTGTGTGGTTTTGATGAGCCAGAGTCAGTCTTGGTATTGATCCCGGGACGGGAACACGGCGAATTCATCCTGTTCTGCCGGGAACGCGATCTCGATAAGGAAATCTGGGATGGTTATCGTGCCGGTCAGGAAGGTGCCATTGCGTTATATGACGCAGATGATTCTTACCCTATCGCCGATCTGGATGATATTTTGCCGGGCTTGATGGAAGACAAGGAAAAAGTCTATTACACCATGGGCAACCAGCCTGCATTTGATCAGCATATGGTCGGCTGGCTAAATCATCTTCGTCAGGCCTCCCGCTCCGGCAAACACTCACCTACTGAAATCATCGAACTGGAACATTGCCTCAATGAGTTACGACTGTTTAAGAGCAGCCAGGAAGTCAAGAACATGCGCTATGCGGCCGAGGCGTCAACCAAAGCGCATATCCGGGCGATGCAGTTCACTGAACCGGGTAAGTTCGAATATGAAGTCGAAGCGGAACTGATTCATGAATTTATGAAACATGGCTGCCGCAGTCCGGCCTACCCTTCTATTGTCGGTGGCGGTGAAAATGCCTGCATTCTGCATTACATCGAAAACAACAGTAAATTGAAAAACAATGATCTGTTGTTAATTGATGCCGGTGCCGAATACCAATGTTATGCCGCAGATATCACTCGGACCTTCCCGGTGAATGGCAAATTTACGCCGGCCCAGCGGGAGTTGTATCAAATCGTGCTGGATGCGCAATATGCCGCTATTGAGGCAGTCAAACCCGGAAACCACTGGAATCAACCGCACGAAGTGGCTGTGCAGGTTCTCACGGAAGGCCTGGTCAAACTTGGTTTGCTGCAGGGAAATGTTGATCAGTTAATTGAGGATCAGGCTTATCGTGAATTCTATATGCACCGTACCGGCCACTGGCTGGGAATGGATGTGCATGATGTCGGCGATTATAAAATTGGTGATACTTGGCGCTTATTGGAGCCCGGCATGGTGCTGACCGTCGAGCCTGGTTTGTATATTCGCGATCCGGAGCATATTGATAAAAAATGGCATTTCACTGGGATTCGTATTGAAGATGATGTGCTGGTGACCAAAGAGGGTCACGAAGTATTATCTGCTGGCGCGCCGAAAGAAATTAACGATATTGAAGCCCTGATGGCTGGAGGTCACTAA